A window from Agelaius phoeniceus isolate bAgePho1 chromosome 13, bAgePho1.hap1, whole genome shotgun sequence encodes these proteins:
- the ARRDC4 gene encoding arrestin domain-containing protein 4 gives MAAAGPGPGAGGAVKTLALVLEDEARRGGGGGYCSGDTVSGQVLLELAGPLPLRGLRLEAAGRARVAWSESPGAVPGAGTWGVAVRAPGPGPRREAEVRYLDIRQSLLRDPPEGEENLILLDGRHEFPFSFQLPQEPLVTSFTGKYGSIQYYVKAVLERPAVPDQSVQTELQIISHIDVSSPALLTPVLRSQEKMVGCWFFTSGPVSLSAKIERKGYCNGEAIPIYAEIENCSSRLIVPKAAIFQTQTYLASGKTKTFRQMVANVRGNHIASGSTDTWNGKTLKIPPVSPSILDCCIIRVEYSLAVYIHIPGAKKLMIEMPVVIGTIPCIGFSSRNSSITSQFSMDMSWLALTMPEQPEAPPNYADVVSEEEFSRHVPAYPPPIDCEEQLCCPVFAYIQEFRFQPPPLYSEIDPHPTDVEEVQPVSFML, from the exons AtggcggcggccgggccgggccccggggccggcggcgcgGTGAAGACGCTGGCCCTGGTGCTGGAGGACGAGGCCCGGcgcggcggaggcggcggctACTGCAGCGGCGACACGGTGTCggggcaggtgctgctggagctggcgGGGCCGCTGCCGCTCCGCGGGCTGCGCCTGGAGGCCGCGGGCCGGGCGCGCGTCGCTTGGAGCGAGAGCCCCGGCGCGGTGCCCGGGGCCGGCACGTGGGGGGTGGCGGTGCGGGCCCCGGGGCCGGGACCGCGGCGGGAGGCGGAGGTGCGGTACCTGGACATCCGGCAGAGCCTCCTGCGGGACCCGCCCGAAG GTGAGGAAAACTTAATTCTTCTAGATGGAAGACACGAATTTCCGTTCAGCTTTCAGCTCCCTCAAGA ACCTCTGGTGACCTCTTTTACTGGGAAGTATGGCAGTATCCAGTACTACGTGAAAGCAGTGCTGGAGAGGCCTGCTGTGCCTGACCAGAGTGTGCAGACAGAGCTGCAGATCATCAGCCATATCGATGTCAGCTCACCAGCTCTCCTG ACACCTGTTCTAAGAAGTCAGGAGAAGATGGTTGGCTGTTGGTTTTTCACCTCTGGGCCAGTGTCTCTCAGTGCCAAAATTGAGAGGAAGGGATACTGTAATG GGGAAGCCATCCCAATCTATGCAGAAATTGAGAACTGCTCTTCTCGTTTGATTGTTCCAAAAGCTGCCATTTTCCAAACACAAACTTACCTGGCCAGTGGGAAGACAAAAACCTTCCGTCAGATGGTTGCCAATGTCCGAGGAAACCACATTGCCTCTGGGAGTACAGATACCTGGAATGGGAAAACTCTGAAAATCCCACCTGTATCCCCATCTATACTTGACTGCTGCATTATTAGAGTAGAATATTCATTAGCT GTGTATATCCATATTCCTGGTGCTAAGAAATTGATGATTGAAATGCCTGTGGTGATTGGCACTATTCCATGTATTGGATTTTCAAGCAGAAACTCCAGCATTACCAGCCAGTTTAGTATGGATATGAGTTGGCTGGCATTGACCATGCCTGAACAGCCTGAAG CACCACCAAATTATGCTGATGTAGTGTCTGAGGAAGAGTTTTCCAGACATGTTCCTGCTTATCCACCTCCCATTGACTGTGAGGAACAGTTGTGTTGTCCTGTCTTTGCTTACATACAAGAGTTCCGGTTTCAGCCTCCACCTCTTTATTCAGAG ATTGATCCACATCCAACTGATGTAGAAGAAGTTCAGCCCGTTTCATTCATGCTCTGA